From the genome of Zalophus californianus isolate mZalCal1 chromosome 5, mZalCal1.pri.v2, whole genome shotgun sequence:
GGCTGAACAGGGCCCCGGCGCCGAAGATGACTTCCATCTCCCCCGACGGCAGCATGcgcagctggggctggggtggccgCGGACCGGAGCCCGGGCCTCGCGGGAAACCCGAGCCGGGCCCGAGCTGCTGGAGGCTATTCTGGGCGCTGACGGACAGGCGAGGCTGCGCGCCCGCCCCCAGCGCAGGGGCCACCCCGGGCCAATTCGCCCGGCACTCTGCGTCCGGCCCAACGTCCGGGGGCTCCGGAGAACCCGGAGCCGTGTGGTAGGAGCCTGACGAACCCGACGAGTCCTGACGCCGGGCGGGGGCCGCAGGCAGCAGCCCTGGGAGCCCGGGCAGGGCTGGCCGGCCGAGCGCGGTCAGCATGGTGGGGCTGGACGCCGCGCACTACCTCCCTCACGTTCGCCTCCGCCGGTGCCGCGGACGCCCGCACTGTCCCCGCCCCGCCCGCAGATGTCGTGGGGTCACCGCGCCTTAAAGCGGCCGCATCCCCTCGCGAATCGGTGGCGTCGCCAGCGGGACAGCCTTGGGCCCTGGGCTTCACTTTTCTAACTTTCTCCTCGGGTGCGGGCCAGAGGCCTAGGACGGCTCTCCAGCCTCGGGCTGACAGGAAGGTGAGGGATGGGCAGGTGTCCAGTTGGAAGCCAGGAGCTAGGCCTAACTCCGCTCCTCACAGGCTAGGAAACAGGCTGAGCAGGCACCTGCCTGAGGTCAAGCACCATGGTGTGTGGATCAGAATGTGAGCCAGGGGACCAGGACCAGACTTGGGTCGGGCAGCCCAGGTCTTCTGAGCAATTTCATCTTCCCCTGAGCCCCCAGTGTCTTCCCATCACCCCAGTGCACCCCTTCTCCCTGGCCCTCTCATCACTTGTCCCAGCTAGAGTTCATAAGGGTGCACTCACCACTTTCCTTGACCCATCACCCCACAATCTCTGATGGAGGAGCATTGCTTGGAGGGCTCCCCCAAATCCAAAAGTGCTAGGGCCTCAGGAAGGTGCTGTCCCTGGCTGGACTTCTTGCCTTTAGTGGGAACATACTGGAAGGGGCTGGAGTGGATAGCTGTAGCTTTTACAGGTGGCCTTGGCACCTAGAACAAGCCCTAGATGCTGATGTGGGGTCTCTTAGGACCCTTTGGGGTAGCTGTAGCCCCCTCTCTAAAGCCCCTCTGAGGCAGAAAGAGCTCTGTGCTCCCCTAGGCACTTGCAAGGCCCTCACTCCAGCCCCCACCACCTCAGGGCTCACCCTGGGGACAGGCACTGGTGGGGAAGCAGCCACCACCTGTCACTGTCCTGGGATAATGACAATGGGCACCATTTGCCTTTAGACTTCTGGCTTCAAGTTCCTGCTATGATTCAGGCCCTGGCTGGCCTTAGAGCAAAAGCAGCGGCACCTCCCCCTTTCCCGTGCACTCACCCTCACACTGACCCAGGTTAGGCTAGACTTCACAAATCTGACTCAGCCTCCCGTGGGTCTCCTGCCTGGGTGTGTCCCCCTGATCACCTAGCCATCAGTGATGCCTTGTGAAAGGATCGAACGGGCCCATCACCTAGCCCTGCATATGTAACCTTAGCAAGTCACTGCCCCTTCAGAGACTGTTCTCCCAACTTACAAACAGACAGAGCATTgtccttctcccttctttctccttgtgAAGAGTCGGGCCTCTGTTTGGGGGACGTGTGAGAGGGTACAAGTGTGATTCACCGGGATAACATTCTTGTTATATGATGGAAATGGATTTCCCAAATTCACTGTGGGCCTGGAACCCCCTTTGATGTCTCTGGTcagggcttctctctctctctctctctcacacacacccacacccccacataccccccccccccccccacacacacagcccttCCTGCTCTATAGCCAAGTTGGGAGAGTTAAATTTACCAGGGcactgggagtggggtggggtgtttACAGGTAACCAGGGGTAACCAGAGCTGTTTACATAGGGAGGGGATTAAATACCAAGAGTAGGAAGGACAGCGCCTATTAGACAACCAAGTAGTCCTCCCCTAGGctacacccccacaccccccctcccctgacTACCCAAGGGAGGGCAGGAAGTGGCCGGGGCTGGAGACTTGAGCATCATCCTTTTCTGAGCTCAGGAGTGGCCTGCAAGGTGGTGGTCCAAGGCCTGTCCCCGACCCGGCCCCTGGTAACTTGATTCTCCCTTCTATGACCAAGGCCCTCCAAAAGGCaggcagcaagggaaaaaaaaaaaaaaaaaaaaaagagcaccttctgcttcttcccctgcctcttccctgggAATCAGGTCACTGGTGAGGCCTGTGGTGGCACAGGCCAGGGCCCACAGGGATAGGAGATAGGGACGGGAACCCCCACAGCAGAGAAGGCAGAGGTCGGGCATTACAGCCAGTGAACGGAAGGTGACggccattttatttttccctgggACGCTGGTGGCTCCGGGCCTGACGCGTCCCCGAGGCTTTCTTATGCTTCTGGTCCAGCACTTGGGCCATGTAGTTCTCCTGCTGCTTCTGGATCCGGTAGTCAGACATGTGATTCCTGCAACGGAGCCAGCTGGGCATGGGCTGGGGGCAGTCTAGGGCAGGGGCCAGAGAGCTGGCTCCCCACTTCCATCAACAACCCCCAGCCTGGTCCACCCAGACCCCTCACCTGAAGATCTGTTTCTGCTGGCTGATAACTTGCTGCAACTCCTTAATCTCATTCTCTTTGCCATTAAGTATATCTTCTTGCTTTATAATGTGAGACTCAATTTctgtgggggagagaggcagggaggaggggtggttCCCATCCCACGGGCTCCTTCCTGAGATAAGGCATTCATTCCCTTACAGGTCTTTTAAGAACTtggctccccccacccaggggTTCTCCACAAGTAGCTGCTAACACCTTATAAGAATGAGTTTATTATGGAGTTTTGACAGGATGGTGGCTGAGGGGCGCAATGTCTGATGATGTGTCAGTGATTTCACAATTCTATTCTGGACCAGGTGACCCACGTGAGGGCAGACGAAGGCCCTTGCAGAGAGGTGGACAGTGCTGCCCAAAGGCAGGAGGATGAACGGCTCCTGCCCTTCACTCCTGCCGATCTGTACAGATATGACCTCCTTGGCCAGACCCTTCCCAATCTAAAAGTACATCCCCTCTTAATAGTTCCTATCCCTGCTTGCTTTTTCTTAGCCCTTACAGCTAACATACCATATATTTTACTCACTTGTCTTCTTCCCTACGGGGATTCATATCCATAAATCCAGAAggataaagattttttaaatttactgctTTAACCCTAAGGTCtaaaatagtacctggcacagagaaggtgcacaacaaatttatttgtggaatgaatgaacaggATAGCCTCTGGGGGCTTAGGACTTAGGAATATCACTTAGTTCAGTCATCTCAATCCCAGCAGACCTACTAAGGGCCAGTTGGATGCCCAGCCCTGTGCTAGGGCTTCAGGGGAGAAGACAGGGTCCCTACCCTCAAGGAGGCAGCTCCTGAAAGAGAGTTAAGACTCAGAAACTGATCAGAGAACAGAACAAGGCAATGTTTCAACAGTGTTAATATTGATGAGACAGTATTACcactttgggcaagttgcctCCTTTTCTAGAcctgtttcctcaactgtaatGGGGACAGGGACAGCCCCTGTTCCACAGGGGCGTGAGGAGCTCCCAGGGAGATAGTGGTGGCAAAGCTTACCCCCACATTAAGTGCTCATTAGACGCAAGGATGATTTTTTGTGTCTTGTATCAAAATTGAAAGAGGCTGTAGGGATCTGGAGGGTGCTTCATTTATATGAACTGTCCCTTGAGGAGCCCTGGAAAATTCTGATCTCATTGCCTTTAAAGACTGGATGAACATTAACTAGAACACAAACTCTAAAAATGCAGAAATGCTGAAGCATTGAAGGTTTCAGAAGAAAAGGCTTGGTAAAAAGTTAAGGCACGGCATAGAAAAGAGGAGACAAGCAAAGACAcggggggggtgggaagagaatgaaaatgagctATGTGGTCACAGAACCAGGACTGTTGAACCTTcttcccaaggtcacccagaCTGATTGATTGTGAAGTTCTTTTGGGAAAAGGCATCAGAAATTTATATGAATCTTTTAAAACGAATgagagataaatttaaaataaatagcacCTCATGAGAGAATGGTTAGGAAATCCctttgagaaaaataaggaacTATGTAAGTGTAAAAACCAAACTAAACCCACATAAAGGGAggttggagggtggggagggcacaggCCAGGggaaggctcaggtcatgacattTGCTCAGGCTTGTGTTCCACTAGAGGGGTTTGGGACATTCTGGGGGGAGGCAGCCAGGTTCCATCCCCATCGCATACACACATGCACCTTGCACAAGCAGAGCCCTGTGGCCTTGGGTATCTAGGAAATGCTCTGGCACCACCAGGAAAGAAGTCTAGTTCTTTTTAGGGAAATGGGGGGGGGATAGGTAGGGAGGAAGGACTGGGGTCCAGTGGCCTTGGGAATGGAGGCAGTGACTACCTGTTGAGCCCCAGGGGGCCCCAGTGGGAGCCCTTGATCAAACAGCCATGGGGCCTGTCAGCCCACCTAGTCAGATCAAGACATCAGTCTGCTGGCATCTTACCAGTGAGAGTACTCACCAAGGGAGACAGAGGGCTGGATTGATGGGTACGGGGTGCCCAAGACTCCGGGTGGCAGCCCATCAGGAGGGACCCTGAATCTCTTTTGGACTTGGACTCTGGTCTTTGGCCTACTCAAAATCGGCTGTAATGCATGAAGCAGGTTGCATATGGAATTCATATCTATTTCTTAATAGATATGAACAGGTAAAGGGAATTTAGTGTCCTGGGAAACTAAAAAGGGGGTCCTAAGATCTAGGGACACTGGATGGCTGACAGAAAGTGCCCCCAAACTCACAGCACCAACTGAGCCAACAAGTGGCCACAGACATCTGGCACAGAGCAGAGATGAAAATTAATGGCCTACAGACATATTCTACTCGGCCTAtacaatagttttaaaatttctaaatcagCTGCCAACACTAAAAAGTCAGAAaagtttttgttaaaaaacaaaaaaaagtatctgACAATACTGGGCCCCCATTCCCACAGCAGAGGCACTAAGCCCTTGAGAGGTGGCATGGCTTTTCCCATCACCACGGTCCCCACTCCTCCCTGTTGGGTCCCCAACCCTGACACTAGAGGTCAGCTCCCAAATAGGACTGCGCTTGCCCTGTTGTTCCTCTTATAAGTTATGAGTCAAGTACACTATTTCTAATACCCATCAAAAGTGGGAAAACAAAAGGTGGACTAAGAAGGTCGTTTGTTTCAAGAAAAATGGGAGCGAGCCCGTTCTTTTATGGCCATGAAGAATATTGTACACCAACTGCTTCCCTCATTTCTGTGGCCTGCCTGGTCCCTGAAGGCCTTTGCGAAGGTGTGGCCCGCCTGGGCCTGCCTGTATCCTCAGCCGGGGGCAGAAGTTGGGGTGAAACCCTGCCCTGGACACGGGCACTAGGCTGTTAGGGAAGAGCCCATGCATGTAAGCGTGGGGGGGGGCACGGGCCTCCCGCCTACCATTGCACTTGGTGATGAGCTGGTCCTTCTTGCTGGATTCCTGCAGGGCTCTGCTCTTGACACTGGAGAGCCTGGGTGGAGAAGATAAGAAAGGGTGGGAAGGCTGACAGGCAGACTGGACCCCAACCCTTCACCCCCCTACCAAGGCCCACTCACGCCTTCTCAAAAGCCAGCTTCTCTTGCTCCAGCTGTTTAGATAGCACCTCTACCTCTCCGAGGGCAAACTGCAACTTCTCCTCTTCTTTGGCCAGGAGGACCTTGGTCTTGGCGTGGGCAGCTTTCTCTTCCTGCAGGGGCAGCAGCAGTGACCTCATTAACTCCAAGGCACCCTGGGTCTCCCTCGGTTCCCTTAACCAGCTCTATTTCTCAGAGAGGCACATGGAAGCCAGGACCCAGGAAGATTCTGTTCTCACTACTAGGGCTGGAGGCTCTCAGAGGCCAATACTCAGTAACTGTGCCCATCCACAGGGATCCCAGGAAATGTGGGAAGAATTAGGAGCCTGCAGAGGCCATTACTTACCACCAGCTTCTTCTCCACTGCCTGGAACTCTTCCTTACTGACAAAATTTCATCCTGGAGAACCATCTGCAACAGAGCCGGGCTcaggggagggcctggggctggagtgggaggGGTGCTCTCTAGGGACCAGGACCAAGGTTAGACAGTGGATGATACCCACGGCATCTAGGATGAGACTTCGGCTCTGAGAA
Proteins encoded in this window:
- the SPATA24 gene encoding LOW QUALITY PROTEIN: spermatogenesis-associated protein 24 (The sequence of the model RefSeq protein was modified relative to this genomic sequence to represent the inferred CDS: inserted 1 base in 1 codon), which produces MATPLGWSQGGSGSVCLAFDQLRDVIESQEELIHQLRNVMVLQDXNFVSKEEFQAVEKKLVEEKAAHAKTKVLLAKEEEKLQFALGEVEVLSKQLEQEKLAFEKALSSVKSRALQESSKKDQLITKCNEIESHIIKQEDILNGKENEIKELQQVISQQKQIFRNHMSDYRIQKQQENYMAQVLDQKHKKASGTRQARSHQRPREK